One Suricata suricatta isolate VVHF042 chromosome 15, meerkat_22Aug2017_6uvM2_HiC, whole genome shotgun sequence DNA segment encodes these proteins:
- the RAD21 gene encoding double-strand-break repair protein rad21 homolog isoform X2: MFYAHFVLSKRGPLAKIWLAAHWDKKLTKAHVFECNLESSVESIISPKVKMALRTSGHLLLGVVRIYHRKAKYLLADCNEAFIKIKMAFRPGVVDLPEENREAAYNAITLPEEFHDFDQPLPDLDDIDVAQQFSLNQSRVEEITMREEVGNISILQENDFDFGMDDREIMREGSAFEDDDMLVSTSASNLLLEPEQSTSNLNEKINHLEYEDQYKDDNFGEGNDGGILDDKLISNNDGGIFDDPPALSEAGVMLPEQPAHDDMDEDDNVSMGGPDSPDSVDPVEPMPTLTDQTTLVPNEEEAFALEPIDITVKETKAKRKRKLIVDSIKELDSKTIRAQLSDYSDIVTTLDLAPPTKKLMMWKETGGVEKLFSLPAQPLWNNRLLKLFTRCLTPLVPEDLRKRRKGGEADNLDEFLKEFENPEVPREDQQQQHQQRDVIDEPIIEEPSRLQDSVMETSRTNLDGSAMPPPPPQGMKRKAGQIEPEPVVPPQQVEQVEIPPVELPPEEPPNICQLIPELELLPEKEKEKEKEKEDDEEEEDEDASGGDQDQEERRWNKRTQQMLHGLQRALAKTGAESISLLELCRNTNRKQAAAKFYSFLVLKKQQAIELTQEEPYSDIIATPGPRFHII, encoded by the exons ATGTTCTACGCACATTTTGTCCTCAGTAAGAGAGGGCCTCTGGCCAAAATTTGGCTAGCAGCCCATTGGGATAAGAAGCTAACCAAAGCCCATGTCTTTGAGTGTAATTTAGAGAGCAGTGTGGAAAGTATCATCTCACCAAAG gTGAAGATGGCGCTCCGAACATCAGGACATCTCTTACTGGGAGTAGTTCGAATCTACCACAGAAAAGCCAAATATCTCCTTGCAGACTGTAATGAAGCATTCATTAAGATAAAGATGGCTTTTCGGCCAG GTGTTGTTGACCTGCCTGAAGAAAATCGAGAAGCTGCTTACAATGCTATTACCTTACCTGAAGAATTTCATGACTTTGATCAGCCACTGCCTGACTTAGA tgACATAGATGTGGCCCAGCAGTTCAGCCTGAACCAGAGTAGAGTGGAAGAAATAACCATGAGAGAAGAAGTTGGGAACATCAGTATTCTACAAGAAAATGATTTTG ATTTCGGAATggatgaccgtgagatcatgagagaAGGCAGTGCTTTTGAGGATGATGACATGTTAGTGAGCACTAGCGCTTCTAACCTCCTGTTAGAGCCTGAACAGAGCACCAGCAATCTGAATGAGAAAATTAACCATTTAGAATATGAAGACCAGTATAAGGACGACAATTTTGGAGAAGGAAATGATGGTGGTATATTAG ATGACAAACTTATAAGTAACAACGATGGTGGTATCTTTGACGACCCCCCTGCCCTGTCTGAGGCAGGTGTGATGTTGCCAGAACAGCCTGCACACGATGATATGGATGAGGATGATAACGTGTCAA tggGTGGACCTGATAGTCCTGATTCAGTGGATCCTGTTGAACCAATGCCAACTCTGACTGATCAGACAACCCTTGTTCCAAATGAGGAAGAAGCCTTTGCTTTGGAACCTATTGATATCACTG tcaaagaaacaaaagccaagaggaagaggaagctgaTTGTTGACAGCATCAAAGAGTTGGATAGTAAGACCATTAGAGCCCAGCTTAGTGATTATTCTGATATTGTTACTACTTTGGATCTGGCACCACCCACCAAGAAATTGATGATGTGGAAAGAAACAGGGGGAGTGGAAAAACTCTTCTCCTTACCTGCTCAGCCTTTATGGAATAACAGACTACTGAAG ctCTTTACACGCTGTCTTACACCACTAGTACCAGAAGATcttagaaagaggaggaaaggaggagaggctGATAATTTGGATGAATTCCTCAAAGAATTTGAAAATCCAGAGGTTCCCAGAgaggaccagcagcagcagcaccagcagcgTGATGTTATTG ATGAGCCCATTATCGAAGAGCCAAGCCGCCTCCAGGATTCAGTGATGGAGACCAGCAGGACAAACCTGGATGGGTCAGCCatgcccccaccacctccccaggGAATGAAGCGGAAAGCAGGACAAATTGAACCAGAGCCTGTGGTCCCT cCCCAGCAGGTAGAGCAGGTGGAAATCCCCCCTGTAGAGCTGCCCCCAGAAGAGCCTCCAAATATCTGCCAGTTAATTCCAGAGTTAGAACTTTTaccagagaaggagaaggaaaaagagaaggagaaggaagatgatgaggaggaggag GATGAAGATGCTTCCGGAGGTGATCAGGATcaagaagaaaggagatggaACAAAAGGACTCAGCAGATGCTTCATGGTCTTCAG cGAGCTCTTGCTAAAACTGGAGCTGAATCTATCAGTTTGCTTGAGTTATGTCGAAACACAAACAGAAAGCAAGCTGCAGCAAAGTTCTACAGTTTCTTGGTTCTTAAAAAGCAACAAGCTATCGAGCTGACACAGGAAGAACCTTACAGTGACATCATTGCGACCCCTGGACCGAGGTTCCACATTATTTGA
- the RAD21 gene encoding double-strand-break repair protein rad21 homolog isoform X1: MFYAHFVLSKRGPLAKIWLAAHWDKKLTKAHVFECNLESSVESIISPKVKMALRTSGHLLLGVVRIYHRKAKYLLADCNEAFIKIKMAFRPGVVDLPEENREAAYNAITLPEEFHDFDQPLPDLDDIDVAQQFSLNQSRVEEITMREEVGNISILQENDFGDFGMDDREIMREGSAFEDDDMLVSTSASNLLLEPEQSTSNLNEKINHLEYEDQYKDDNFGEGNDGGILDDKLISNNDGGIFDDPPALSEAGVMLPEQPAHDDMDEDDNVSMGGPDSPDSVDPVEPMPTLTDQTTLVPNEEEAFALEPIDITVKETKAKRKRKLIVDSIKELDSKTIRAQLSDYSDIVTTLDLAPPTKKLMMWKETGGVEKLFSLPAQPLWNNRLLKLFTRCLTPLVPEDLRKRRKGGEADNLDEFLKEFENPEVPREDQQQQHQQRDVIDEPIIEEPSRLQDSVMETSRTNLDGSAMPPPPPQGMKRKAGQIEPEPVVPPQQVEQVEIPPVELPPEEPPNICQLIPELELLPEKEKEKEKEKEDDEEEEDEDASGGDQDQEERRWNKRTQQMLHGLQRALAKTGAESISLLELCRNTNRKQAAAKFYSFLVLKKQQAIELTQEEPYSDIIATPGPRFHII; this comes from the exons ATGTTCTACGCACATTTTGTCCTCAGTAAGAGAGGGCCTCTGGCCAAAATTTGGCTAGCAGCCCATTGGGATAAGAAGCTAACCAAAGCCCATGTCTTTGAGTGTAATTTAGAGAGCAGTGTGGAAAGTATCATCTCACCAAAG gTGAAGATGGCGCTCCGAACATCAGGACATCTCTTACTGGGAGTAGTTCGAATCTACCACAGAAAAGCCAAATATCTCCTTGCAGACTGTAATGAAGCATTCATTAAGATAAAGATGGCTTTTCGGCCAG GTGTTGTTGACCTGCCTGAAGAAAATCGAGAAGCTGCTTACAATGCTATTACCTTACCTGAAGAATTTCATGACTTTGATCAGCCACTGCCTGACTTAGA tgACATAGATGTGGCCCAGCAGTTCAGCCTGAACCAGAGTAGAGTGGAAGAAATAACCATGAGAGAAGAAGTTGGGAACATCAGTATTCTACAAGAAAATGATTTTG GAGATTTCGGAATggatgaccgtgagatcatgagagaAGGCAGTGCTTTTGAGGATGATGACATGTTAGTGAGCACTAGCGCTTCTAACCTCCTGTTAGAGCCTGAACAGAGCACCAGCAATCTGAATGAGAAAATTAACCATTTAGAATATGAAGACCAGTATAAGGACGACAATTTTGGAGAAGGAAATGATGGTGGTATATTAG ATGACAAACTTATAAGTAACAACGATGGTGGTATCTTTGACGACCCCCCTGCCCTGTCTGAGGCAGGTGTGATGTTGCCAGAACAGCCTGCACACGATGATATGGATGAGGATGATAACGTGTCAA tggGTGGACCTGATAGTCCTGATTCAGTGGATCCTGTTGAACCAATGCCAACTCTGACTGATCAGACAACCCTTGTTCCAAATGAGGAAGAAGCCTTTGCTTTGGAACCTATTGATATCACTG tcaaagaaacaaaagccaagaggaagaggaagctgaTTGTTGACAGCATCAAAGAGTTGGATAGTAAGACCATTAGAGCCCAGCTTAGTGATTATTCTGATATTGTTACTACTTTGGATCTGGCACCACCCACCAAGAAATTGATGATGTGGAAAGAAACAGGGGGAGTGGAAAAACTCTTCTCCTTACCTGCTCAGCCTTTATGGAATAACAGACTACTGAAG ctCTTTACACGCTGTCTTACACCACTAGTACCAGAAGATcttagaaagaggaggaaaggaggagaggctGATAATTTGGATGAATTCCTCAAAGAATTTGAAAATCCAGAGGTTCCCAGAgaggaccagcagcagcagcaccagcagcgTGATGTTATTG ATGAGCCCATTATCGAAGAGCCAAGCCGCCTCCAGGATTCAGTGATGGAGACCAGCAGGACAAACCTGGATGGGTCAGCCatgcccccaccacctccccaggGAATGAAGCGGAAAGCAGGACAAATTGAACCAGAGCCTGTGGTCCCT cCCCAGCAGGTAGAGCAGGTGGAAATCCCCCCTGTAGAGCTGCCCCCAGAAGAGCCTCCAAATATCTGCCAGTTAATTCCAGAGTTAGAACTTTTaccagagaaggagaaggaaaaagagaaggagaaggaagatgatgaggaggaggag GATGAAGATGCTTCCGGAGGTGATCAGGATcaagaagaaaggagatggaACAAAAGGACTCAGCAGATGCTTCATGGTCTTCAG cGAGCTCTTGCTAAAACTGGAGCTGAATCTATCAGTTTGCTTGAGTTATGTCGAAACACAAACAGAAAGCAAGCTGCAGCAAAGTTCTACAGTTTCTTGGTTCTTAAAAAGCAACAAGCTATCGAGCTGACACAGGAAGAACCTTACAGTGACATCATTGCGACCCCTGGACCGAGGTTCCACATTATTTGA